The Cucurbita pepo subsp. pepo cultivar mu-cu-16 chromosome LG05, ASM280686v2, whole genome shotgun sequence nucleotide sequence GCGAGTTTGTAGCGGCCATCAATATGATACCCTGCAGAGATACAAAACTAAATCATACTCCAAGCCATCCTTTTGTATAAGAAAGCTCACAGTTCCTTTTGATAAGTACCTCATTCTGCTCAAAGCCATCCATTTCAACAAGCAGTTGATGCAATGTCTTCTTCGTTTGGCCTTCCCACTGTTTTCTGGTCGACCCAATAGCATCTATTTCGTCGATAAAAATAATGCAAGGAGCCTGTGGACAAGATAAATAATCAAACTTGGGTGCTTTCACATGGTCTAAATTTGTTCTAAGCTTGGATGCTTCAAGCAAGGTGATTAAGTTATccaaagataaaaaaaacctttttcttGGCTACTTGAAATAATGATTTCACACGTCGAGCACCAATACCAACAAACCTATTGAAAAcgataacattaaaatttgttaatcaTTACACGATAACGTTAACGTATACAATAAAGGAGGCTTACAATTCTTCAAACTCAGATCCTGGTTTGTAGAAAAATGGTACTCCAGCTTCACCAGCAATAGCCTTGAGAACACCAAGTATATAATCAATTACCAATCAGCTGTCAGCCAAAGTAATAAACATATCGTCCAACATAGATTAACAAATGAAAGCCAACAAAGCCTAGATGATTGCAGttctaataaagaaaataatctcTTTTATAGTAAAACTGAGGGAAGTTTTACCTTAGCAAGTAAAGTTTTTCCAGTTCCTGGATCTCCTGTTAAAAGAATTCcctgtaaataaaaattttagacaGGTAccatatgaaaataaataaaggaagaagaaaacagaaaaacttCTTGTGAAGGAATTCTGGAGACAGAAAGAGATTTGTTTTTACTATTCTTGTTATAAGAAATGCAACAGTTCATGAGTATAATGAGTTCCACAAAAATGGAACAAAAGCCAGAAAATGAATTGGAAAGAGAACTTCAATAAGAGGCTTTGAGATGGACTGACTCGTATTAATCCATCCATGAATCCATGAATTGGAAAGAATAATCGATAGTCCTCTCATATGGAGGAAGGACCTTCACTCACTGATGACAAGCAAAGGTTTCTAAGTTCTTTATACCCTTTGGAGttatttccttctctttttcttagCTGAAATAAGTCCTCGTGAAGATTAAGCAACATAAACTAATTACAACGAAGAACTTCCAGATAAGATAACTACAAATTGCAAATCAAGTCCGAAAGTGACAAACACAAACCTTTGGCAACTTTCCCCCGAGGCGGGTAAACTTGGAAGGGTTCTTCAGATACTCCACTACTTCTTCCAGCTCTCGCTTAGCATCATCACAACCTTTAACATCCTTAAATGTCTTGACATTCTACAGGGATAATTTTATCAAGGAATAAGAACAAAAGCATTTTGCATGAAACAAATAACTAATTCACCCTAACTCACTCCTAGACTTAGCCTACGAGTCGAAACATTTTAGCACTAAACCAATACCCTGTCTTTCTGCCCAAGCTTTTCCCCCGTAAATGTCTAAGTCCAAGCCATTATTCGAAAActtctaaaactaaaatgaataaaaacattatttcttTCTCGATAAAATGGGCCGTTATTATTATATACCTTCTCTGGCGTATATTCTTTTGTGAACTCGTTTAGAGCATATAGAGAACTTGGATCAATGCCTAAGGTTCCTATGCCCCCAAAACTCCCTATGTATTTTTGAAGTGCGGTTGCACCCATAAACCTGCAAGAGGATTCTCATTTGATATCATTGACAACGAAAAGAACACACTAATCCAACAGTGATAGAGATCATGACGTAAAGGTTAATACCATACTAATCCAACAGCAACAGTGAAAATTATAGTGGATATCAGATCTTGTAGGATCCGAGACTTGTAGGCTACTTTAGGATTAACCTTCAGAAGAATTTCTCATAATATTAAATGGTAAGGAAAGGGGAAGTCCAAGAAATTCCTTATCATGACTAATGATATGATACTTACCAATACTACATGCAATGGTTTTTTATCAGAAATGCCAGGATTCACAAAAGGCTCATCCACATTGCCCGAATCTCGCTGCTTCAACTCTTGTAGCTATGCATTATCAATTAATACAAGTGTGTTCATACAAATTTGAGATCGttccaataaaagaaaagagaaattggGCTCGAAGATACCAATGTAGAAAGAGTAGACGGCCTTCCAACATCAGAATCTGGAAGATACTCAGCAATTTCATCGGTGAGCACAAGAGCTCGAAGATACTCCACTACTCCTTTACTATCTACCGCATGATCCCTTTGCTCAAAACGCCTAATGACAGACTTGGGACTGGAaatgaaagttgaagaagttTCAGAACCTAATCTTGCAATAATCTTGCaatcaagaaaatgaaaatgaaatcaaataatcAAGTTTTAGAACTTAACCTCTTCTTATTCAATTCCACTAATAGAGCACTCTGCTTCGCCGCATCCTTCGGATTCGCATCGGCCTCAGCAGTTAACCTCTTCAACCGCTTCTCCTGCCGCCAAAACGTCCACCAACAACACCAATCCATCACAATTTCAATCACCTTCTGAAACTTCATTCTCGTTGCAGCCCACAATCCCATCAAGAACACCGCAAACGGCAGATTTCTCCACTTGCCCTCTTTCTCAGACTGAATTCCACTCTCGCTGCCCTCCGTCCTGTTCCCATCAAAATCCGCACCCTGATCGCCAAATCCATCAGCATTCAAATCTTGAGGACCAGAACCTATATTACCATCGGGA carries:
- the LOC111796208 gene encoding ATP-dependent zinc metalloprotease FTSH 11, chloroplastic/mitochondrial-like, whose protein sequence is MVNLQASLFFNHSLSPSPLLSPPLPLLSSASSSSSRQRVHSSLLLPCRSISCNPFSDSRFRLGHHSSSSSSSSSSSLPCTLHPDYGNFNSESVSSPDGNIGSGPQDLNADGFGDQGADFDGNRTEGSESGIQSEKEGKWRNLPFAVFLMGLWAATRMKFQKVIEIVMDWCCWWTFWRQEKRLKRLTAEADANPKDAAKQSALLVELNKKSPKSVIRRFEQRDHAVDSKGVVEYLRALVLTDEIAEYLPDSDVGRPSTLSTLLQELKQRDSGNVDEPFVNPGISDKKPLHVVLVNPKVAYKSRILQDLISTIIFTVAVGLVWFMGATALQKYIGSFGGIGTLGIDPSSLYALNEFTKEYTPEKNVKTFKDVKGCDDAKRELEEVVEYLKNPSKFTRLGGKLPKGILLTGDPGTGKTLLAKAIAGEAGVPFFYKPGSEFEELFVGIGARRVKSLFQVAKKKAPCIIFIDEIDAIGSTRKQWEGQTKKTLHQLLVEMDGFEQNEGIILMAATNSPDILDPALVRPGRFDRHIVVRDPDVRGRQEILELYLQDTPLDDSVDVKAIARGTSGFNGADLANMVNIAAIKAAVEGAEKLTNEQLEFAKDRIVMGTERKTMFIPEESKMLTAYHESGHAIVAFNTDGAHPIYKATIMPRGSSLGMVTQLPPNDDTSVSRKQLLARLDVSMGGRVAEEIIFGHDHITTRASSDLHKATELAQYMVAVCGMSESIGPVHIRERPSAELQSCIDVEVVSLLKDAYDRVTALLKKHENALHALSSALLEHETLSAEEIKRILLSYRNQQVDFEEEEDFMSD